One Ranitomeya variabilis isolate aRanVar5 chromosome 5, aRanVar5.hap1, whole genome shotgun sequence DNA window includes the following coding sequences:
- the WDR83OS gene encoding PAT complex subunit Asterix translates to MTGNIGSDPRRPAKVQRYKPPTSENSPTLDDPTPDYMNLLGMIFSMCGLMLKLKWCAWIAVYCSFISFANSRSSEDTKQMMSSFMLSISAVVMSYLQNPQPMSPPW, encoded by the exons ATGACCGGGAATATCGGGAGCGACCCCAGGAGGCCGGCCaaggtgcagag GTATAAGCCCCCCACCTCGGAGAACTCGCCCACGCTGGACGACCCGACCCCAGACTACATGAACCTGCTGGGAATGATCTTCAGTATGTGCGGCCTGATGCTGAAG CTGAAGTGGTGCGCCTGGATCGCCGTCTATTGCTCCTTCATCAGCTTTGCCAATTCCCGCAGCTCTGAGGACACCAAGCAAATGATGAGCAGCTTCAT GTTATCGATCTCGGCCGTCGTCATGTCTTATCTCCAGAACCCGCAGCCCATGTCTCCTCCGTGGTGA